A window of Leptotrichia sp. oral taxon 215 str. W9775 contains these coding sequences:
- the mreC gene encoding rod shape-determining protein MreC: MKSIKFNREPGKKNNGRNIFIIIVILALLFAFKDRITASFRYVDGVTQTINFKLVNVKSMIYTQTLKFKSKVKDISYTSNYIENNKKRDFELQKIKVENMELVNLKRENEKLRAELGMRSKNPSEYIAADVALVENLNSSERIFIDKGKNQGIEVNLPVMYDGFLIGKVAKVGENYSEVTLLTSKNSRLSVILNGVNMQILRGNGNGTFSIINFNEDINEKDTFDVETSGVSDIFPRGLKIGTFYIKELNAFKQIKEMRFKPSYNIYDIKSVLVYKWSKNDLVNQEIQKQINTEIEEEYKKNKGTTQIN; this comes from the coding sequence ATGAAGTCAATAAAATTCAATAGGGAGCCTGGGAAAAAAAATAATGGTAGAAACATCTTTATTATAATAGTAATTTTAGCTTTGTTATTTGCCTTTAAAGACAGAATAACTGCTTCTTTCAGATATGTGGATGGAGTAACTCAGACAATCAATTTTAAACTAGTTAATGTAAAAAGTATGATTTATACACAAACTCTTAAGTTTAAGTCTAAGGTAAAGGACATAAGTTATACAAGTAATTATATAGAGAATAATAAAAAAAGGGATTTTGAACTTCAAAAAATCAAAGTGGAAAATATGGAACTTGTCAACTTGAAAAGGGAAAATGAAAAGTTGAGGGCAGAATTGGGAATGAGATCTAAAAATCCATCTGAGTATATAGCGGCAGATGTTGCATTAGTTGAAAATCTCAATTCTTCAGAAAGAATTTTTATCGATAAAGGTAAAAATCAGGGAATAGAAGTAAATCTTCCAGTCATGTATGATGGATTTTTAATTGGAAAAGTGGCTAAAGTTGGAGAAAATTATTCGGAAGTGACTTTACTTACAAGTAAGAATTCAAGACTTAGTGTAATTCTTAATGGAGTTAACATGCAGATTCTGAGAGGAAATGGAAATGGAACTTTCTCAATAATTAATTTTAATGAAGATATAAATGAAAAGGATACTTTTGATGTAGAAACTTCAGGAGTAAGCGACATATTTCCAAGAGGACTTAAGATCGGAACATTCTATATAAAAGAACTTAATGCATTTAAGCAGATTAAGGAAATGAGATTTAAGCCATCATATAATATTTATGACATTAAAAGTGTGCTTGTATATAAGTGGAGTAAAAATGACCTTGTAAATCAGGAAATACAGAAGCAGATTAATACCGAAATAGAAGAAGAATACAAAAAAAATAAAGGAACGACACAGATAAACTAA